A window from Herbaspirillum sp. meg3 encodes these proteins:
- the cheY gene encoding chemotaxis response regulator CheY yields the protein MAGPNTKFLVVDDFSTMRRIVRNLLKELGYTNVDEAEDGVQALHKLRSDQFDFVVSDWNMPNMDGLTMLQEIRKDPALSKLPVLMVTAEAKKENIVAAAQAGANGYVVKPFTAATLDEKLGKIFEKLDAGG from the coding sequence ATGGCAGGCCCAAATACCAAGTTTCTCGTTGTAGACGATTTCTCCACGATGCGCCGCATCGTCCGGAACCTGCTTAAAGAGCTGGGTTACACCAACGTGGATGAAGCCGAAGACGGCGTGCAAGCATTGCACAAGCTGCGCAGCGATCAATTCGACTTCGTGGTTTCCGATTGGAACATGCCTAACATGGACGGTCTGACCATGTTGCAGGAAATCCGTAAAGATCCGGCGCTGTCGAAGCTGCCGGTCTTGATGGTAACGGCAGAAGCCAAAAAGGAAAACATTGTTGCTGCAGCGCAAGCTGGTGCCAATGGATATGTGGTCAAGCCATTCACGGCCGCTACCCTGGACGAAAAGCTCGGCAAGATCTTCGAAAAGCTGGATGCCGGAGGCTAA
- the cheZ gene encoding protein phosphatase CheZ codes for MPEANVDTASQGAVPPGAEAAPPGADQQDQFLVRIGHMTRSLHDNLRGLGFDRLLEKAASDMPDARDRLEYVAMMTEKAAQRVLTATETAGPMQDAIGDGAGTLAAEWKAVTDAGFSEAAYRAMAEKTQRYLDSTRENVTLTKQQLLDIMMAQDFQDLTGQVIKRVTALAHDIESQLVQLLVDYSPPEAKREDNGLLNGPQINPTGTNVIANQSQVDDLLESLGF; via the coding sequence ATGCCGGAGGCTAACGTGGATACTGCATCCCAAGGAGCAGTACCTCCGGGAGCGGAAGCGGCACCTCCGGGTGCGGATCAGCAAGATCAGTTTCTGGTCCGAATTGGCCACATGACGCGCAGTTTGCACGACAATCTGCGCGGCTTGGGATTTGACCGTTTGCTGGAAAAAGCCGCTAGCGATATGCCCGATGCGCGTGATCGCCTTGAGTATGTGGCGATGATGACTGAGAAGGCGGCGCAACGCGTGCTTACCGCCACGGAAACCGCCGGCCCGATGCAGGATGCGATCGGCGACGGTGCCGGCACCCTTGCTGCAGAATGGAAAGCTGTCACGGACGCAGGTTTTTCGGAAGCGGCGTACCGTGCAATGGCGGAAAAGACCCAGCGGTACCTCGATTCCACACGCGAAAACGTCACGCTGACCAAGCAGCAACTGCTGGACATCATGATGGCGCAGGATTTTCAGGATCTGACCGGGCAGGTGATCAAGCGTGTCACAGCCCTTGCGCACGACATCGAGAGTCAGCTGGTGCAGCTGTTGGTGGACTATTCGCCGCCGGAAGCAAAGCGTGAAGACAACGGCTTGCTCAACGGCCCGCAGATCAATCCGACCGGTACAAATGTCATTGCCAATCAAAGTCAGGTTGATGACTTGTTGGAAAGTCTGGGTTTCTGA
- the flhB gene encoding flagellar biosynthesis protein FlhB, translating to MAEESDQERTEQPTSKRIEKAREQGDVPRSREMATCVTLLIGGSTIWMFTGPLVTSLNRIMVSSMTLEREMAYDPVLLFNHLSGHFMEIAVAMIPIAFMMTLAAVASPLILGGWLFNGSSLVPKFSRMNPISGFMNMFSINSLVELGKGILKTVLVGIVAWLAMESHIDAVLNLSVESLQSSSSHMPHLLWSSFMMMVCALIVIAVIDVPYQLWNYNRKLKMTRQEVKDEHKESDGNPQIKGKIRALQRAAARRRMMSNVPTADVVVTNPTHFAVALKYSEGSMSAPTVVAKGTEAVAAKIRELAREHKVPILEAPPLARALHYHTEIGDEIPEALYTAVAEVLAYIFQLRTYGAGGGVRPEEPHDLDVPKEMDDPLYKRKAAIAAIRARAAR from the coding sequence GTGGCCGAAGAAAGCGATCAGGAACGGACCGAACAGCCCACGAGCAAACGTATTGAAAAAGCTCGTGAGCAAGGCGACGTGCCGCGCTCGCGCGAGATGGCTACGTGCGTCACATTGTTGATCGGCGGCAGTACGATCTGGATGTTCACGGGCCCGCTAGTCACCAGTCTGAACCGCATCATGGTGTCCAGCATGACCTTAGAGCGCGAGATGGCCTACGACCCGGTGCTGTTGTTTAATCACCTAAGTGGGCATTTCATGGAAATCGCGGTTGCGATGATTCCGATTGCCTTCATGATGACGCTGGCAGCAGTCGCATCTCCTTTGATTCTCGGCGGCTGGTTGTTCAACGGCAGCTCGCTGGTTCCCAAATTTAGCCGCATGAATCCGATCTCGGGATTCATGAACATGTTTTCCATCAATTCGCTGGTCGAGCTTGGCAAAGGCATTCTCAAGACCGTTCTGGTGGGGATCGTTGCCTGGCTGGCGATGGAAAGTCATATCGATGCAGTGCTGAACCTCAGCGTCGAATCGCTGCAGAGCAGCAGCAGTCACATGCCGCATTTGCTGTGGTCCAGCTTCATGATGATGGTGTGCGCCTTGATCGTGATTGCCGTGATTGATGTGCCTTATCAATTATGGAACTACAACCGCAAGCTGAAGATGACTCGCCAGGAAGTCAAGGATGAGCACAAGGAATCCGACGGTAACCCGCAGATCAAGGGCAAGATCCGCGCTCTGCAACGTGCAGCTGCACGCCGCCGCATGATGTCCAACGTGCCGACCGCAGACGTGGTGGTGACCAACCCGACACACTTTGCCGTGGCGCTCAAGTACAGCGAAGGTTCGATGTCTGCTCCGACCGTGGTCGCGAAAGGTACCGAAGCTGTTGCTGCGAAGATTCGCGAACTTGCACGCGAACACAAAGTACCGATTCTTGAGGCGCCGCCATTGGCACGTGCCTTGCATTACCACACTGAAATCGGTGACGAAATCCCCGAGGCGCTCTATACCGCAGTGGCTGAAGTGTTGGCCTACATCTTCCAGCTGCGCACCTATGGTGCAGGCGGAGGTGTCCGTCCGGAAGAACCGCACGATCTGGATGTACCGAAAGAAATGGACGATCCTTTGTACAAACGCAAGGCTGCAATTGCTGCCATTCGAGCTAGGGCAGCGCGATGA
- the flhA gene encoding flagellar biosynthesis protein FlhA: MNLNNLSSMKLPAWVPVKHTKALAAPILIVMMLAMMVLPLPAFALDILFSFNISLSVIVLLTALYTVKPLDFVAFPAVLLVSTMLRLSLNVASTRVVLTEGHTGPDAAGKVIEAFGHFLIGGNYTVGIVVFIILTIINFTVVTKGAGRIAEVGARFTLDAMPGKQMAIDADLNAGMIGEPEARARRKEVAQEAEFYGAMDGASKYVRGDAVAGIIVTVVNIVGGLVVGMIQHDLAFDMALKNYTLLAIGDGLVAQIPSLIISTAAGVVVSRVANDQDVGGQLINQLFAKPEVLYLTAIIIGGMGMIPGMPHIAFILLAGILAGTAYMVNKRIQEATVQTEMPAPTAVAPEIEEATWQDILPVDTLGLEVGYRLIPLVDKGQGGELLRRIKGIRKKFAQEVGFLSPPVHIRDNLELKPSAYRIALKGVEIGKGEATFGQFLAINPGMVTGPLPGLMTTDPAFGLPAVWIESSMREMAQTMGYTVVDTGTVIATHLNHLITLHAAELLGRQEVQQLLDHIAKDAPKLVEDLVPKLLPLGTVQKVLQNLLIEGVHIRDMRTIIETLAENAARVQEPNELTAIVRIALGRAIIQQIFPTEAELSVMALDGKLERLLMQAMQASGPEGGGIEPGLADALITQTENAARHQEQLGLTPVLLVPAPLRALLSRFLRRAMPQLRVLSHAEVPDSKTIKVTSLVGGQA, translated from the coding sequence ATGAATCTAAACAATCTGAGCAGCATGAAACTGCCGGCCTGGGTGCCGGTGAAGCATACCAAGGCACTCGCGGCGCCTATCCTCATCGTTATGATGCTAGCGATGATGGTGCTGCCGCTGCCGGCGTTTGCACTGGATATTCTGTTCAGCTTCAATATTTCGCTGTCGGTTATCGTTCTGCTGACTGCTCTGTACACCGTCAAGCCGTTGGATTTCGTTGCTTTCCCGGCCGTGCTGCTGGTCAGTACGATGCTGCGCCTGTCGCTCAACGTTGCTTCCACACGCGTCGTGCTGACCGAAGGCCACACCGGTCCGGACGCTGCCGGTAAGGTGATCGAAGCCTTTGGCCACTTCCTGATCGGTGGCAACTACACCGTGGGTATTGTGGTGTTTATCATCCTGACGATCATTAACTTTACCGTTGTCACCAAGGGTGCCGGCCGTATTGCTGAAGTGGGTGCACGCTTTACTCTGGATGCGATGCCGGGTAAGCAGATGGCGATCGATGCCGACTTGAACGCCGGTATGATCGGCGAACCTGAAGCGCGTGCGCGTCGTAAGGAAGTTGCTCAGGAAGCAGAATTCTACGGCGCGATGGACGGCGCCAGTAAGTACGTGCGCGGCGATGCCGTCGCCGGCATTATCGTTACCGTTGTCAATATCGTGGGTGGCTTGGTCGTCGGTATGATTCAGCATGATCTGGCATTCGATATGGCGCTCAAGAACTACACCTTGCTGGCGATCGGTGACGGCCTGGTTGCGCAGATTCCTTCTCTGATCATTTCCACTGCAGCCGGTGTTGTGGTGTCTCGTGTGGCCAACGATCAGGACGTCGGCGGCCAGCTGATCAATCAGTTGTTTGCCAAACCGGAAGTACTGTACCTGACCGCGATCATCATCGGCGGCATGGGCATGATCCCGGGCATGCCGCATATTGCGTTCATCTTGCTGGCGGGCATACTGGCAGGCACTGCGTACATGGTGAACAAGCGGATCCAGGAAGCAACCGTCCAGACCGAAATGCCTGCGCCGACCGCTGTTGCGCCTGAAATTGAAGAAGCAACATGGCAAGATATTCTGCCGGTCGACACACTGGGGCTGGAAGTCGGCTACCGCCTGATTCCGCTGGTGGATAAAGGGCAGGGCGGCGAACTCTTGCGCCGCATCAAAGGCATCCGTAAGAAATTCGCACAGGAAGTCGGTTTCCTCTCACCGCCGGTACACATTCGCGACAATCTGGAACTGAAACCATCGGCATATCGGATTGCTTTGAAAGGTGTTGAAATCGGCAAGGGCGAAGCTACCTTCGGTCAGTTTTTGGCGATTAACCCAGGGATGGTGACTGGCCCATTGCCAGGACTGATGACCACCGATCCTGCGTTCGGTTTGCCAGCTGTCTGGATTGAAAGCAGCATGCGCGAAATGGCGCAAACCATGGGTTACACGGTGGTGGATACCGGCACCGTGATCGCCACTCACCTGAATCACCTCATTACCTTGCACGCCGCCGAACTGCTCGGTCGTCAGGAAGTGCAGCAACTGCTCGACCACATTGCCAAGGATGCGCCGAAGCTGGTCGAAGATCTGGTACCCAAGCTGTTGCCTTTGGGTACTGTACAGAAAGTGTTGCAAAACCTCCTCATCGAAGGCGTGCATATTCGGGATATGCGGACTATTATCGAAACCCTGGCCGAGAATGCGGCGCGGGTGCAGGAGCCGAACGAACTCACTGCCATCGTGCGCATTGCCTTGGGCCGCGCGATCATACAACAGATTTTCCCGACCGAAGCAGAGTTGTCCGTCATGGCGCTCGACGGCAAGCTCGAACGCTTGCTGATGCAGGCGATGCAGGCCAGCGGTCCGGAGGGCGGCGGTATCGAGCCAGGTCTGGCCGATGCGTTGATTACACAAACAGAGAATGCAGCACGTCATCAAGAGCAGTTGGGTTTAACCCCGGTATTGTTAGTCCCGGCACCATTAAGGGCATTGCTGTCGCGCTTCCTGCGACGCGCCATGCCGCAGCTCCGGGTTCTTTCGCACGCTGAAGTTCCTGATTCGAAAACGATTAAAGTTACTAGCCTAGTTGGAGGGCAAGCATGA
- the flhF gene encoding flagellar biosynthesis protein FlhF, whose amino-acid sequence MNVKKFIAGSSRDAWRQVREALGPDAVILSNRNIEDGVEILAMANEDMSSLVVPAMAKDAMPRPAVRRPPAQPAQPQAAAPRRVEHQGLGVESSAIEHSAAQAEARVWRTRNAARASAKEQQEAAQQQRPSQASSAPSASPQRPKQSPIMAEFDGKDYDEILSDVMTEIRSMRGVLETQLAEISWGGTQKREPAKAAIMREMLAAGFSASLSRLITENLPQNPKSQDAMFWVKSVLAKNLMTMANENELLEEGGVYALVGPTGVGKTTTTAKLAARCVMRHGPGKLALITTDGYRIGGYEQLRIYGKILGVMVHSVKDEADLRIALDELRGKHTVLIDTAGMGQRDQMVAEQAAMLSGAGTEIKRLLCLNATATGGTLNEVVSAYSGDGLAGCIITKLDEAATIGNVLDVVIRQKLNLYYVANGQRVPEDLHVANKLYLADRAFKLKRETAPFEFQDAELPVVVGPTATAMNDKSLREVILG is encoded by the coding sequence ATGAACGTTAAAAAATTTATTGCAGGTTCGTCGCGCGATGCATGGCGCCAGGTTCGCGAAGCGCTCGGTCCGGATGCGGTCATCCTCTCCAATCGCAATATCGAAGACGGAGTCGAAATTCTGGCAATGGCGAACGAGGATATGTCTTCGTTGGTCGTGCCTGCCATGGCCAAGGATGCGATGCCGCGCCCGGCCGTGCGACGACCTCCGGCGCAACCTGCTCAGCCGCAGGCCGCCGCGCCACGCCGCGTCGAGCATCAGGGGCTGGGTGTCGAATCAAGCGCTATCGAACACAGTGCTGCACAGGCTGAAGCACGCGTATGGCGTACCCGCAACGCCGCCCGCGCCAGCGCCAAGGAGCAGCAAGAGGCAGCGCAACAGCAGCGACCTTCGCAAGCCTCGTCGGCTCCTTCGGCGTCTCCACAACGTCCGAAGCAATCGCCCATCATGGCGGAGTTTGATGGCAAGGATTACGACGAGATTCTGTCCGATGTGATGACGGAAATCCGTTCCATGCGCGGTGTACTGGAAACCCAACTGGCAGAAATCTCCTGGGGTGGCACGCAAAAGCGTGAACCGGCCAAGGCCGCCATCATGCGTGAAATGCTGGCCGCCGGTTTCAGCGCCAGCCTGTCGCGTTTGATCACGGAAAACTTGCCGCAAAATCCAAAGTCGCAAGATGCGATGTTCTGGGTGAAATCGGTACTGGCCAAGAATCTGATGACCATGGCCAACGAGAACGAATTGTTGGAAGAAGGTGGCGTCTACGCGCTAGTCGGTCCAACCGGTGTTGGTAAAACGACCACGACGGCCAAACTGGCGGCGCGCTGTGTCATGCGCCACGGCCCGGGCAAGCTGGCCTTGATTACGACCGACGGCTATCGTATCGGCGGCTACGAGCAATTGCGCATTTACGGCAAGATTCTCGGTGTCATGGTTCACTCGGTGAAAGACGAGGCCGATTTGCGTATCGCTTTGGACGAACTGCGCGGCAAACATACTGTCCTAATCGATACGGCAGGCATGGGCCAGCGCGATCAGATGGTTGCAGAACAAGCAGCCATGCTGTCCGGCGCGGGTACCGAGATCAAGCGCCTGCTTTGCCTCAATGCAACAGCAACCGGCGGCACGCTCAATGAAGTTGTGAGCGCTTACTCCGGCGACGGCCTGGCAGGCTGCATCATCACCAAGCTTGATGAAGCGGCGACCATTGGCAACGTGCTCGATGTTGTCATCCGTCAAAAATTGAATCTCTATTACGTTGCCAACGGTCAACGCGTTCCAGAAGATTTGCATGTCGCCAACAAGTTGTATCTGGCTGACCGAGCCTTTAAACTGAAGCGTGAAACTGCGCCGTTCGAGTTTCAGGATGCCGAGTTGCCGGTTGTTGTCGGACCGACAGCAACAGCCATGAATGACAAAAGCCTGCGGGAGGTGATCCTTGGCTAG
- a CDS encoding antiactivator of flagellar biosynthesis FleN protein — protein MLERPTPRVFSFFSVLPDDEKGAMLINLAASLAANDCNALLVDACMTPSSILSRFGGMTVASLLDVARQERHLDEAVRLVPEGFALARLSRKNVSAATHPQASRLAEIFDALTAESDITLVNGELNDDDVLPVPAMEMGEIVVHMSTGANSIKAAYVLIKSLSDRLGRRPFNLLVTGGSDAEAQMVFANMAQAANRYLAAQLNFLGSIPADDHIRRASGQGRTVLEAFPLTGATIAFKRLANQFSLSNLTKGTYGMATDGASLGV, from the coding sequence ATGCTGGAGCGTCCGACGCCACGCGTGTTCAGTTTTTTCTCGGTGCTTCCCGACGATGAAAAAGGCGCGATGCTGATCAATCTGGCGGCTTCTCTTGCTGCGAATGACTGCAACGCCTTGCTGGTCGATGCATGCATGACGCCATCGAGCATCTTGTCCCGTTTTGGCGGAATGACGGTAGCCAGTCTGCTGGATGTCGCACGTCAGGAACGTCACCTCGACGAGGCAGTGCGACTGGTCCCGGAGGGTTTTGCATTGGCCCGTCTGTCGCGAAAGAATGTTTCTGCGGCCACGCATCCGCAAGCCTCGCGCCTGGCTGAAATTTTCGATGCACTGACTGCCGAGTCGGACATCACACTCGTCAATGGCGAGCTGAATGACGATGATGTATTGCCGGTACCGGCGATGGAGATGGGCGAGATCGTCGTGCATATGTCGACTGGCGCCAATTCCATCAAGGCGGCTTACGTCCTGATCAAGAGTCTGAGCGATCGCCTCGGTCGCCGTCCGTTCAACCTGTTGGTGACCGGTGGTTCCGATGCGGAAGCGCAGATGGTGTTTGCAAACATGGCGCAGGCGGCTAATCGTTATCTGGCGGCACAATTAAATTTCCTGGGCTCGATTCCGGCCGACGATCACATTCGTCGCGCTTCGGGGCAGGGGCGTACGGTGTTGGAGGCATTCCCTCTGACCGGAGCAACAATAGCGTTCAAGCGTTTGGCGAATCAGTTCTCGCTTTCCAATCTCACCAAGGGCACGTACGGTATGGCAACCGATGGTGCAAGTCTCGGAGTATGA
- a CDS encoding RNA polymerase sigma factor FliA, whose translation MYNVNGKTDKNHLLQLHAPLVKKLAHQMKAKLPPSVEVDDLIQAGMIGLLDAVNRYEETHGAQFETYAVQRIRGAMLDELRSSDWLPRSIRQSTRKIEDAIHVLMQQLGRPPQETEVAKQLKMSLNEYQEMLTECGGHQLIYYEDFHDAEGGHEHFLDRYQTSQNDDPLQNLINGGFREAVIDSIKALPEREKILMGLYYEQEMNLKEIGAVMGVSESRVCQLHSQAIARMRSTLREQAWTGVA comes from the coding sequence ATGTATAACGTCAATGGCAAGACGGACAAGAATCATTTGCTGCAGCTGCATGCGCCGCTCGTAAAGAAGCTGGCGCATCAGATGAAGGCAAAGCTTCCTCCAAGTGTGGAAGTGGACGACTTGATTCAAGCAGGCATGATAGGCCTGCTTGACGCTGTCAATCGCTATGAAGAAACGCATGGCGCGCAGTTTGAAACCTATGCCGTGCAGCGTATCCGTGGTGCGATGCTCGACGAGTTGCGCAGCAGCGACTGGCTGCCGCGCAGCATTCGCCAGAGCACGCGCAAGATCGAAGACGCAATTCATGTTCTGATGCAGCAGCTGGGACGACCGCCGCAAGAAACGGAAGTCGCCAAACAGCTCAAGATGAGTCTGAATGAATATCAGGAGATGCTCACCGAATGCGGCGGCCATCAACTGATCTATTACGAAGACTTTCATGATGCCGAGGGCGGTCATGAACATTTCCTCGATCGTTATCAGACCAGCCAAAATGACGATCCTCTGCAAAATCTGATCAACGGCGGTTTCCGCGAAGCCGTGATCGATTCGATCAAAGCTCTCCCTGAGCGTGAAAAGATCCTGATGGGCCTGTACTACGAGCAGGAAATGAACCTGAAAGAAATCGGCGCCGTCATGGGCGTGTCTGAGTCGCGCGTATGTCAGTTGCATAGTCAGGCGATTGCCCGCATGCGCTCGACCTTGAGGGAGCAAGCGTGGACTGGAGTAGCTTAG
- a CDS encoding flagellar motor protein — translation MDWSSLGGLALALGGIFLGQVLEGGHLSSLLQPTAFLIVFAGTVGAVLLQTKLDNFVRGVKLLGAVFSPPVHDYRTLIDNISLWSTISRREGLLHLEEHMNDTDDPFIKKGLRLLIDGITPAKLLEILEIDISTYETRQRQALKIWEAAGGYSPTIGILGAVLGLIHVMENLADPARLGGGIAVAFVATIYGVGLANLFFLPVGNKLKELLTAEVLKREMVADSLFGIASGDNPRVIQERAESYFKNA, via the coding sequence GTGGACTGGAGTAGCTTAGGCGGTTTGGCGTTAGCCCTGGGAGGCATCTTCCTTGGGCAAGTGTTGGAAGGCGGTCACCTCAGTTCCCTATTGCAGCCGACAGCATTTTTGATTGTTTTTGCCGGTACTGTCGGTGCTGTCCTCCTGCAAACCAAACTCGACAATTTCGTGCGTGGCGTGAAATTGCTCGGGGCGGTATTTTCTCCCCCTGTGCACGACTACCGCACACTGATCGACAATATCTCGCTCTGGAGCACCATCTCGCGTCGCGAGGGTTTGCTGCATCTCGAAGAGCACATGAATGACACGGACGATCCTTTCATCAAGAAGGGGCTTCGTCTGCTGATCGATGGCATCACACCGGCCAAGCTGCTGGAAATTCTCGAAATCGATATCTCCACTTACGAAACCCGGCAGCGCCAGGCGTTGAAGATCTGGGAAGCCGCCGGCGGTTATTCACCGACCATCGGTATTCTTGGTGCTGTACTCGGGCTGATTCATGTCATGGAAAATCTGGCCGATCCAGCACGTCTGGGTGGCGGGATTGCAGTCGCGTTCGTTGCCACGATTTATGGCGTTGGCCTCGCCAATTTGTTCTTTTTGCCGGTTGGCAATAAACTGAAAGAACTGTTGACGGCGGAAGTTCTCAAACGGGAGATGGTGGCCGACAGTTTGTTCGGCATTGCCAGCGGCGACAATCCGCGCGTTATTCAGGAGCGGGCCGAGTCCTACTTTAAGAACGCATAA
- the motD gene encoding flagellar motor protein MotD: protein MARKKHEEEHENHERWLVSYADFITLLFAFFVVMYAISQVNEGKYKILADSLINAFGKEPISTAPVIVQAGGQGAQQAATPKIPPLQKPRNNEALRREKERMTDMARDIMQVLAPLVQEGKVRVTQTSVGVNVEINANVLFAPGDAKVSKESEETLIAIARVLKNDDHAIQIEGHTDNTQISTSVFPSNWELSAVRASTVARLFGNQGIAELRLTAVGHGSNQPVASNDTPEGRLRNRRVDVMILSRLAEQVMEVPIAEGIPKAKP, encoded by the coding sequence ATGGCACGCAAAAAACACGAAGAAGAGCACGAAAACCACGAGCGCTGGCTGGTTTCCTACGCCGACTTCATTACCTTGCTGTTCGCTTTCTTTGTGGTCATGTATGCGATCTCACAGGTCAACGAAGGTAAGTACAAAATCCTCGCCGATTCGCTGATCAATGCCTTCGGCAAAGAGCCGATATCAACGGCGCCGGTGATCGTGCAAGCCGGCGGGCAAGGGGCGCAACAAGCTGCCACGCCGAAAATTCCTCCCCTCCAAAAGCCACGCAACAATGAAGCCTTGCGGCGTGAAAAAGAGCGCATGACCGACATGGCGCGCGACATCATGCAAGTGCTTGCGCCGCTGGTGCAAGAAGGGAAGGTGCGGGTTACGCAAACCAGCGTCGGCGTCAATGTCGAGATCAATGCGAATGTCTTGTTTGCTCCCGGCGACGCCAAAGTCAGCAAGGAGTCTGAAGAGACCTTGATTGCCATCGCAAGAGTGCTGAAGAACGATGACCATGCGATCCAGATCGAAGGTCATACTGACAACACCCAGATCAGCACTTCGGTATTTCCCTCCAACTGGGAACTGTCGGCAGTGCGGGCAAGCACCGTTGCCCGCCTGTTCGGCAATCAGGGTATTGCCGAGCTGCGTCTGACTGCGGTGGGGCATGGATCGAATCAACCAGTAGCATCGAATGACACGCCGGAAGGGCGTTTGCGCAACCGTCGCGTGGATGTGATGATTTTGTCGCGCCTCGCGGAACAGGTGATGGAGGTGCCGATTGCGGAGGGCATACCGAAGGCCAAGCCTTAG
- a CDS encoding flagella synthesis protein FlgN produces MTSTTSQRPSHYLAEEKQVTSRLVATLQQEQTLLSGNGDADEIPKVINEKALIIAEMARLADQRYRLLSAAGFHASENGMQSWLDQHGAAADKGLWNELFELAQTARELNRVNGTLVGRQMAINQNALKILQGRSGGGSLYGPDGSASVSTTGRPLGIG; encoded by the coding sequence ATGACAAGCACTACCTCGCAACGGCCCTCGCACTATCTTGCTGAAGAAAAGCAGGTAACCTCACGCCTGGTTGCAACACTGCAGCAAGAACAAACGCTGCTCAGTGGCAATGGCGACGCAGATGAAATTCCAAAAGTCATCAACGAAAAAGCACTGATCATTGCCGAAATGGCAAGACTTGCAGATCAACGTTATCGCCTGTTGTCGGCGGCGGGTTTCCACGCCAGCGAAAACGGCATGCAAAGCTGGCTTGATCAACATGGCGCCGCAGCCGACAAGGGACTATGGAATGAACTGTTCGAACTGGCGCAAACAGCACGCGAATTGAATCGCGTCAATGGCACACTGGTCGGCCGTCAGATGGCAATCAATCAAAACGCATTGAAGATTCTCCAAGGTAGGAGTGGCGGCGGCTCACTTTACGGCCCGGATGGATCGGCCAGTGTAAGCACTACGGGACGTCCGCTTGGCATAGGCTGA
- the flgM gene encoding flagellar biosynthesis anti-sigma factor FlgM: MNVNDALKTGPGLPEIAQPQARTSATTGTKTDTVGADSANVQLSAQYQSLGAKAAGPASGSFDAKKVAEIKAAIANGTFQVDPEKVASGLLDTVKNLIGTRSKA, from the coding sequence GTGAACGTTAATGACGCACTCAAAACTGGTCCGGGCCTACCGGAGATCGCGCAGCCTCAGGCGCGTACCTCCGCTACGACCGGCACCAAGACTGATACAGTAGGCGCAGATTCTGCCAACGTACAGCTGTCCGCTCAGTACCAGTCACTGGGTGCGAAGGCAGCAGGTCCGGCGAGCGGCAGTTTCGACGCGAAGAAAGTTGCAGAGATCAAAGCCGCTATTGCCAATGGAACCTTTCAGGTAGATCCGGAAAAAGTTGCCAGTGGGCTATTAGATACCGTAAAGAATCTGATTGGCACACGTAGCAAAGCATAA
- the flgA gene encoding flagellar basal body P-ring formation chaperone FlgA, which yields MKLFFKALVLLLSVIGFSALAQTATSEAPNSPPRQNLVALQQVAEQFIKIQTTGLSGTVNATVEPVDSRLTLAACPSPQAFLPNGGRLWGKTTIGIKCTAPSPWTIYVRATVQVVAEYIVAATPLAQGQTIGPNDISKVKGDLSNLPNGIIMDPSQAIGRTANISLAAGAPLRQETLRANRVVQQGQSVRIVSTGPGFQIATEGRALNNASEGQIAQARTPTGQVVSGVARAGGIVEINY from the coding sequence ATGAAATTATTCTTTAAAGCGCTGGTGCTGCTTCTGTCTGTCATCGGGTTTTCTGCGCTTGCACAAACGGCAACTTCCGAAGCGCCAAACTCGCCTCCCCGGCAGAATCTGGTGGCCCTGCAGCAAGTCGCCGAACAGTTCATCAAAATCCAGACCACCGGACTGTCCGGTACGGTGAATGCAACGGTTGAGCCCGTCGACAGCCGCCTGACGCTGGCGGCCTGCCCCTCCCCTCAAGCCTTCCTGCCTAACGGTGGGCGCCTGTGGGGCAAGACCACGATCGGCATCAAATGCACCGCGCCCTCTCCTTGGACAATCTACGTGCGCGCCACGGTGCAGGTCGTTGCAGAATATATAGTCGCTGCCACGCCTTTAGCGCAAGGGCAAACCATCGGCCCGAACGACATCAGCAAAGTCAAAGGCGACCTGTCGAACTTGCCAAACGGCATCATTATGGATCCGTCGCAAGCCATCGGACGCACTGCGAACATCTCGCTGGCGGCGGGCGCACCACTTCGCCAGGAAACTCTACGCGCAAATCGTGTCGTACAGCAAGGACAGTCAGTCCGTATCGTTTCCACCGGCCCGGGATTCCAGATTGCAACTGAAGGACGCGCACTGAATAACGCCAGCGAAGGCCAGATTGCACAAGCCCGAACACCCACGGGACAAGTGGTCAGCGGCGTTGCCAGAGCCGGCGGCATCGTTGAAATCAATTACTGA